A window of Stenotrophomonas indicatrix genomic DNA:
ATGCCGCCGGCCTGCCCGGCATCCGCGGCAGCGCCGCCTCGGACAAGGTGCTGGCCGAAGCCCATCCCGAGCGCGCGAAGATCGCGGTGCTGGCGATCCCGCAGCCGCTGGAAGCCGGGGAGACCTTGGCCAAGCTGCGTGCGATCAACCCCAACCTGACCCTGCTGGCGCGCGCGCACAGCGATGCCGAAGTGAAGCATCTGCTTGAACACGGTGCCGACGGCACGGTGATGGCCGAGCGCGAGCTGGCCTACTCGCTGGCGGAAATGGTGATGGCTACCCCGCCGTACCGCAGTCTTGGGCAGCACAGCATCCCGGTGGTGTGAGGGTGCGGCCGGGCTGCGCCCGGCACCCGCTGTGGTGCCGGCCGCTGGCCGGCAACCTCAACAGCCACAGCCGAAGCAGAAGCGGGGTTCCTGTGGGATGGCGGGGTGGGTCCGGTTGCGGGGGACGCCGTGAATCCATCCCTGGAGGCTTGGCCGCGGCATCCATGCCGCGGACACCCCCGCAACCAGACCCACCCCGCCTTCGACAGATTTCAGCGAGCTGCGGGTACGGCGTTCGGTGCCGCTGTTGGTAGGTGTCGACCTTGGTCGACACAGTAGATCCACGCCATGCGTGGATGGATCTCCATCGGAATCGAATATTTCGACAGTGCATCAAAATGCGTCCACGCACGGCGTGGATCTACCTGGGTTGGCTGCCCCCAAAAAAATCCCCGGCCGACCCGCATCGGCCGGGGATGATATCGCCACGCCCTTGGAGAGCGTCTCTACCGTAACGCTTTCCTGCAGTGGTGGTGATCGCCTCTGGCGATGACGACCAAGCCAGCAGGCATCAGCCGTCCGCCAACGCCTGTTCCAGGTCCGCGCGCAGATCGCCGATGTGCTCGATGCCGATCGACAGCCGCACGGTGTCCTCGCTGACCCCGGCCCTGGCCAGTTCGGCCGCATCCAGCTGGCGATGGGTGGTCGAGGCCGGGTGGGTGGCCAGTGACTTGGCATCGCCCAGGTTCACCAGCCGGGTGAACAGTTTCAGGGCATCGAGGAAGCGGGCGCCGGCAACGCGCCCGCCCGGCAGTCCGAAGGTCAGCACACCGGAGCCATGGCCGCCCAGATAACGCTGCGCCGCCGCGTGTTCGGGGTCGTCGGCCAGCCCGGCATAACGCACCCACGCCACCTTCGGATGCGCGCGCAGGTACTGCGCCACAGCCAGCGCATTGGCGTTGATCCGCTCCATGCGCAGCGCCAGGGTCTCGATGCCCTGCAGGATCAGGAAGGCGTTGAACGGTGACAACGCTGCGCCGGTATTGCGCAACGGCACTACCCGCGCACGGCCGATGTAGGCCGCCGCGCCGAGCGTTTCGGTATAGACCACGCCGTGATAGCTCGGATCGGGCTGGTTCAAGCGGGCGAAGCGTTGCGGCTGTGCCGTCCAGTCGAAGCGGCCGGAATCGACGATCGCCCCGCCCAGGCTGGTGCCGTGGCCACCGAGGTACTTGGTGAGCGAGTGCACCACGATGTCGGCGCCATGTTCGAACGGGCGCAGCAGGAATGGCGTGGCCACCGTGTTGTCGACGATCAACGGCACGCCGGCCGCATGCGCGACCTCGGCGATGGCGGCGATGTCGGTGACGTTGCCGCGCGGGTTGCCGATCGATTCGACGAACACCGCCTTGGTGCGTTCATCGATCAGCGCGGCGAACGCGGACGGATCTGCCGGATCTGCGAAACGCGCCTGGATGCCGTACTGCGGCAGCGTGTGCGCCAGCAGGTTGAGGCTGCCGCCATACAGCGCACTGGCAGCGACGATGTTGTCGCCGGCCTCGGCAATGGTCTGGATCGCGTAGGTGATCGCGGCCTGCCCGGAAGCCAGTGCCAACGCGCCGATGCCCCCTTCCAGCGCCGCAACGCGCTGCTCCAGCACATCGGTGGTGGGGTTCATGATGCGCGTATAGATGTTGCCCGGCACCTTCAGGTCGAACAGATCCGCCCCGTGCTGGGTGTCATCGAATGCGTAGGCCACGGTCTGGTAGATCGGCACCGCCACCGCGCGGGTGGTCGGCTCGGGGCGGTAGCCGCCGTGCACGGCCAGGGTTTCCAGTTGCCACTGTGGATCGCTCATTGCGCCAGGCTCCATCCGGGGAAACGCCCACCATAGGCCAGCCATCGACCGCCATTGAGAGCCCCTGGCGATGACGCCAGTACCGGCGGTTATCAGGTTGCCCGGGATTCAGGCAGTCGTCATGGGCCATTGCTAGGCTTCGCCGCCGGGCCCTTTGCCCCGGACAAGGACGCCCTACCCATGCAGCCCTCCCCGTGGACTCCCGCCGCCGGCAACCCGACCCAGGTGCTGCTGGTCGAGGACGACCGCCGCCTGGCCGAGCTGGTCAGCGACTACCTGAGCGAACATGGATTTGCCGTGCAGCACGTGCCGCGTGGCGACCTGGCCAGCGCGGCCTGCCGCCAGCACGCGCCGGAACTGGTGGTGCTGGACCTGATGCTGCCTGGCCTCGGTGGCATCGATGTGTGCCGGCAGATCCGCAGTTTTTCCGACGTGCCGATCCTGATGCTGACGGCGTGCGAGGACGATATCGAACAGGTGCTGGGCCTGGAGTCCGGCGCCGATGACTATGTGCACAAGCCGATCGAGCCGCGCCTGCTGCTGGCGCGCCTGCGTGCGCTGCTGCGCCGTCGCCATGGCAGCGGCCCTGTCGGCGTGCCGTGCAGACTGATGCATGGCGAACTGCTGATCGATCGCGTGCAGCGCGAGGTCCACCTGCATGGGCAGCCCGTAGAGCTGGGCACCACCGAATTCGAGATCCTCTGGCTGCTGGCCAGCCAGCCTGGGCAGATCCTGTCGCGCGACCAGATCCTGCAGGCGGCGCGCGGCATCGGTTTCGATGGCCTGGACCGCAGCGTGGATGTCTGCATCGGCAAGCTGCGCCGCAAGCTGGGCGATGACGCGCGCGAACCGCGCCGGATCAAGACCGTGTGGGGCCGCGGTTACCAGTTCAATCCCTCGGCCTGGTCGGCGTGAAGCGCCTGTTCCTGTGGTTGTGGTTCGTCACGGGCGGCTGCCTGCTGGTGTCGGTGTTCAGCCTCAACCACCTGCTGGACCGCATCTACACGCCCCTGCAGGAACGAGTCTTCGTCGAACAGGTGCGCGGACAGGTGTATGCGCTGCGCAGCGGACTGGCCGGCCTGGACCGCCAGCAGCAACAGCAGCGCCTGCTGCAGTGGCAGCCGCATTACGGCATTGCGCTGTCACTGCTGGATGCACCGCCCGTGCTCGATGACGAAGAGCGCAGTGCCCTGCGCGGGGACGGCTTCATCGTCCGTGAGCGCTACCAGCAGGTGCTGCTGCCTATCGAGGGGACTGACGGACCCTGGCTGCAGCTGCGCCTTCCCGGCGAGGTGCAGATGACCCTGTACATGACCGCCGCCGCCTACCTGTGCATCCTGCTGCTGGTCGGCGCCTGCCTGTATGCCTGGGTACGCCTGCTGTGGCGCGACCTGGAAGCGCTGCGGGGTCATGCCGATCGCATCGGTGCCGGCGACCTGCAGGCGCGTGCGCAGGTATCGCCACGTTCGCAGATCCGGGTCATCGTCGAGCATTCCAACCGCATGGCCGCGCGCGTGGCCGAACTGGTGCAACGGCAGCGCGATCTTACCCATGCCATTTCCCACGAGCTGCGCACGCCGATCGCACGCCTGGCCTTCGGCCTGGATCTGATGCAGGACAGCAACGACCCGGCGCGGCGGGCACACCTCGCTGCCGGCCTGCATGGTGATCTGGCCGAGCTCAACCGGTTGGTCAGCGAACTGCTGGCCTATGAGCGGCTGGAGCATCCCAACGACGCCGAGCCCATGCAGCGGATCGAGGCGAACGACTGGCTGCAGGCCTGCATGGAAGATGCACGGCGCGATGCCGAGCGCGCGGGCCTGGTGCTGCAGGTCTGGCCCAGCGCGCTGCCACGCGTGGATGCCGAGCCACGCCTGCTGCAGCTGGCCCTGAGCAACCTGGTCGGCAACGCGATGCGCTATGCACGCACCCGTGTGGAGGTGTCACTGGTCAGCGTGGCCGGCAAGGCCTGCCTGCGCGTGGATGACGATGGCCCCGGCATTGCCGAAGGCGATCGCGAGAAGGTGTTGCGCCCGTTCACCCGCCTGGATGACAGCCGCAGCCGCGACACCGGCGGCTTTGGTCTTGGCCTGGCCATCGCCGGGCGCATCGCGGTTCGTCACCACGGCGAGCTGCGCGTGGGACGCGCGACCCTGGGCGGTGCACGCCTGGAAATGCACTGGCCACTGGCTGCCAGCTGAACGCCACGGGCCGCGCTTACAGTTGCTTACAACTCCCGCACAACTGCGGACGGATTGGTCGGTGGCATCCCGCCACGCTGTCGACCCAGCAGCACGCGCCGGATGCGCGCACTGCATTTCCTCCCACTGTAGAGAGTTGCCATGTCCCACCGTCGCCGTTTCCCCACCCTGCTCGGCCTGGCCCTGCTGCCCTTGTTCGCAACGTCCACAGCGCATACCAAGGAGGATCAATGGACCTTCGAGCTGGCCGCCGGTGGCGGCGTTGCCCCGCGCTATAGCGGCAGCGAGGAATTCCAGGCCGCACCGACGCTGTCGTTCGACGTGACTTCGCCGGGCGGCTGGTTTCTGGGTACCAGCGGTGCGGGTTGGGGCACGGCGATCGGCGAACACACCCGCGTGCGTGCCTACGTCGGCGGCAGCGGCAGCCGACGCGAGAAGAACTCGATCCTCGGCGGCTCGGACTTCCTGCGTGGCATGGGCGATATCGATACCCGGCCCCTGGTCGGCCTGGCGGCTGGCTATACGCTGGGTGAGGCGGTGTTGAGTGGTTCCTGGCAGTACACGCTGAAAGACGATGACAAGGGCGACAACGGCCTTGCCACCCAGCAGATCCACCTGAACCTGGAGATGCCGCTGTTCGATCTGGCCGGTGGCGTGGTCAGCGGCAGCGTCTCCACCGACTACGGCAACCGCGGCTATATGCAGACCTGGTACGGCGTCAGCCCCGACCAGGCCGCACGTACCGGTTTCGCCCAGCACAAGCCCAAGGCCGGCCTGGTCAGCGCCGGGCTGGGCATGAAATGGAGCCATCGCGCTGGTCGCAATGGCAACTGGTACATCGCCGTGGAAGGCACCCGCCTGCTCGGCGACGCCGCCGACAGCCCTATCGTGCAGAAGGCCAACCAGTTCGGGTTGATGACCGGGTATACGCACCGGTTCTGAGCATGGCCGGCGAGCGCCGGACACCGACGTTCGCGCTGGCAAAGAGACGGGGCGCTGCGATCATGCAGCGCCCCGTGGCACGCATCAGGCCTTGGCGAACACCAGATGGCCGCCGTCGTTGCCCACTTCGATGGTATCGCCGTTGACGAACGCACCGGACAGGATCTTCTGCGCCAGCGGGTTTTCCAGCTGTGCCTGGATCGCACGCTTCAGCGGACGCGCACCGTAGACCGGATCGAAGCCGACGTTGCCGAGCAGATCGAACGCTGCATCGGACACCACCAGCTTCAGGCCACGCTCGGCCAGGCGCTTTTCCAGGCCACGCATCTGGATGCGCGCGATCTGCTTGATCTGCTGCTTGTCCAGCGGATGGAACACGACGATGTCATCCAAGCGGTTGATGAACTCCGGACGGAAGTGCGCCTGCACCACGCCCATCACCGCCGCCTTCATCTGCGTGTAGGCCTCCGGCGTGTCATCGCCGCTCATGTCCTGGATCTGGTGCGAACCCAGGTTGGAGGTCATCACGATGACGGTATTGCGGAAGTCCACCGTGCGGCCCTGGCCATCGGTCAGGCGACCGTCGTCCAGTACCTGCAGCAGGATGTTGAACACATCCGGATGCGCCTTTTCCACCTCGTCCAGCAGGATCAGCGAATACGGGCGACGGCGCACAGCCTCGGTGAGGTAACCGCCTTCCTCATAGCCCACGTAGCCGGGGGGCGCACCGATCAGGCGTGCGACGCTGTGCTTCTCCATGAACTCGCTCATGTCGATGCGGATCATCGCGTCGGCGCTGTCGAACAGGAACTCGGCCAGCGACTTGCACAGTTCGGTCTTGCCCACGCCGGTCGGGCCCAGGAACAGGAACGATCCCCCCGGTCGATTCGGATCGGACAAGCCAGCGCGCGAACGACGCACCGCGTCGGACACCACCTTGATCGCCTCTTCCTGGCCGACCACGCGGTTGTGCAGCACCTCTTCCATGCGCAGCAGCTTGTCACGCTCGCCTTCGAGCATCTTGTTGACCGGGATGCCGGTCCAGCGCGAGACGACCTCGGCGATCTCCTCGTCGGTGACACGGTCCTGCACCAGCTTGAAGTCGTGGTTCTCCACTTCCTGGGCGGCAGCCAGCTGCTTTTCCAGCTGCGGCAGCACGCCATACTGGATCTCGCTCATGCGCGCGAAATCCTGCCGGCGCTGCGCCGACTCCAGTTCAACCTTGGCCTGCTCGACCTGTTCCTTGATCTTCGTCGTGCCCTGCAGCGCGGCCTTCTCCGACTTCCAGACTTCGTTGAGATCTGAGAACTCGCGCTCCAGCGCATCGATATCGTTTTCCAGATCGGCCAGGCGCTGCCGCGAAGCGTCGTCCTTTTCCTTCTTCAGCATCTCGCGCTGGATCTTCAGCTGGATCAGGCGACGTTCCAGCCGGTCCAGTTCCTCCGGCTTGGAATCGATCTCCATGCGCAGCCGTGAAGCGGCCTCGTCCATCAGGTCGATGGCCTTGTCCGGCAGCTGGCGGTCGGTGATGTAGCGGTTGGACAGGGTGGCCGCAGCGACGATGGCCGGGTCGGTGATCTCCACCCCGTGGTGCACCGCGTACTTTTCCTTCAGGCCGCGCAGGATCGCGATGGTGTCCTCCACCGTCGGCTCGCCCACGAAGACTTTCTGGAAGCGGCGCTCCAGCGCGGCATCCTTCTCGATGTACTTGCGGTACTCGTCCAGCGTGGTCGCACCGACGCAGTGCAGTTCACCGCGCGCGAGTGCCGGCTTGAGCATGTTGCCGGCATCCATCGCACCGTCGGCCTTGCCCGCGCCAACCATGGTGTGCAGCTCGTCGATGAACAGGATGATCTGCCCTTCGCTCTTGGCCAGGTCGTTGAGCACGCCCTTCAGGCGTTCTTCGAATTCACCGCGGAACTTCGCGCCGGCGATCAGCGCGCCCATGTCCAGCGACAGCACGCGCTTGCCGCGCAGGCCTTCAGGCACTTCGTCATTGATGATGCGCTGGGCCAGGCCTTCGACGATCGCGGTCTTGCCCACGCCGGGTTCGCCGATCAGCACCGGGTTGTTCTTGGTACGGCGCTGCAGCACCTGGATGGTGCGGCGGATTTCTTCATCGCGACCGATCACCGGGTCGAGCTTGCCGCTCTCGGCGCGTGCGGTCAGGTCGATGGTGTACTTCTCCAGCGCCTGCCGCTGCTCTTCGGCGTTCTCCGACTGCACGTTCTCGCCACCACGCAGCTTGTCGATGGCGGTCTGCAGGCGCGCCTTGTCGGCACCGGCAGCGCGCATCGCCATGCCCAGCGTGCCGCCGTCTTCCAGCGCGGCCAGCACGAACCACTCGCTGGCGATGAAGGCATCACCGTTCTGCTGGGCCAGCTTGTCGGTGTGGTTGAGCAGGCGGTTGAGGTCGTTGCCGATCGACAGGTTGCCGGCCTGGCCGGACACCTTCGGCAGCGCTTCAAGCGCCTCGTCCAGGCGTTCGCGCAGCACCGGCACGTTGACGCCGGCCTGGGCCAGCAGCGGCCGGGTGCTGCCCCCCTGCTGGTCCAGCAGGGCACTGAACACGTGCACCGGTTCGATGATGCTGTTGTCGCGGCCTACCGCCAGCGACTGCGCGTCTGCCAGCGCCTGCTGGAAACGCGAGGTGAGCTTGTCCATCCGCATTGCGAAACCTCATCGGTCATCTTGGCCGGCCCGCGCCGGCGATGCTGGAAAGATGCGGTTGCCCCACCCCGTTTCAAGGGTGGCTGCGACTGCATTCGAAGGCCAGTCAGCCTGTGGCCAGCATGCCGGAAGCGGTGTTGTCGGCGCGTTGATCCGGATCAGATCCGCACGCTGGAGGCCTCAATGGGTGATCGCGGCCCGGATCGCCCGCAGCTGCTGCTTGACCGCCCGCGCCTGCGCCACGTCCATGCGCAGCAAGGCCTTCTGCCCGATCGAGCGCGACTGCAGGGTGGCATCGGCGAAGCGGTAGCGGCCGCGCTCATCGCGCTGCAGCAGTGGCGCCTGGGCCAGCTCCGGGGTGTCCAGCAGGTGGTCGATCACCGTTACCAGGCGATCATTGAAATACCCGTCAGGACGGCCCAGATCGACATACGCCTGCTGGATCAACGGATAGAAGCGCTTGTACGCGTGGGTCGCCGCCGCCGGGTCGAGCGCAGTGAAGGCCTGCACATAGGGCGCATAGCGCGCTGCATTGGCCGCGGCGATGCGTTCGCCGCCCTCGCCCGGCTCCACCTGCAGGCTGCCCGGTAGCGGCCGGAAGGCCAGCGCGGTAGGCGGCACACTGGCCTTGTCCAGGTTGTCGACCTGGGTGACCAGGCGCTGGATCAGGTGATCGCGCAACAGCGCAGTCAACGCGCCCTCGCCCTTGAACAGTCCGCTCAATGTGCTCCAGGCGGCGGCATCGCTGTCGGCCAGGTTCGGCAACGCAGGATCGGCGGCGGCCTCGGAATCCAGCGGATGCTTGATCGGAGAGGGTGCGGGTTCCTGCGTAGCAGCGGGCTTCGGTGCGGCGACGGCCGAGGTCGGCGCGGATTGCTCCGGCACCGCTACGCCATCTGCCAGGTGCTGCAACTGGTCGCGGAACAACCACGTGCCCGCGCCGCCCACCACCACCACGCCCAGAACCCAGGGCCAGACCGCTTTTCCACTCTGCATGATGCAGAACCTCGCTTTTCACCTGCATGGACAAGGTGTGACTGCCCTGATTCGGCGGGGTTCCCCAGCCATTCCGCTGCCGTTGTGGTTCACGCCTGCTTTGCGCGGTACGCGCGACCCTGCTGTTCCTGTTGGGTGGAGAAGCCTTCATGCAGTACGCGTTGTACTACTGGACCGGCATCCAGGGCCGTGGCGAGTTCGTGCGGCTGGCGCTGGAAGATGCCGGCGCCGATTACGTGGACATGGCGCGTGTGCACGGCGACGCCGTGATGCAGCCGTTCCTCGATGGCCACAGCGAAGGTGCGCAGCCTTTCGCGCCACCGTTCCTGAAGGCGGGGCGACAGGTCATCGCGCAGGTCGCGGCCATTCTCGATTTCCTCGGCCCGACGCTGGATCTGGTTCCGCAGGCCGCCTCGCGGCGCATGCAGGCGCTGCAGTTGCAGCTGACCATCGCCGATCTGGTGGCCGAAGTGCACGACACCCACCATCCGATCGCCGCGTCGAAGTACTACGAAGACCAGAAGACCGAGGCCAGGGCGCGCGCGGCAGCGATGCGCGATGAGCGCCTGCCGAAATTCCTTGGCTACTTCGAGCAGGTGCTGAAGGCCAATGGCGGTCGCCACCCGCTGCGCGAACACTCCTACGTGGACCTGTCGCTGTTCCAGTTGCTGAGCGGGCTGGACTATATGTTCCCACGCCGCATGCAGGCGCTGTGGCCGACGTTGCCACTGCTGCGCGCGCTGAAGGATCGGGTGGAACAACGGCCAGGCATCGCCGCCTATCTCGCTTCGGAACGGCGGCTTGCCTTCAACACCAACGGCATCTTCCGGCATTACCCGGAACTGGATGGCGAGAAGTAGCGCCGGGCCATGCCCGGCGGCAGCGCAACCCAACGCCGGGCATGGCCCGGCGCTACCGGTCAATGGGCGTTTTCAGCCAGCGGCTTCACCGCCTGCTTCTGCAGCGACAGCAGCCCCAGCAGGATGGCCAGCGCCACATAGGCACCGGCGAACTGCCAGCTGATGACGCGGGCCAGGCCCTGCAGATCCCACGGCAGGTAGATGCCGCCGCGCGGATCCACCGAATGGATCAGGCCGAACAGGGTGAGCGCCGCCGCCACCAGCAGGAAGCCGCAGGCGCGGCGCAGACGGCCATCGACCATCGCTGCGACGGTGGCGATCCACAGCATCGAAGTGATGATGAAGCCGTTGCCCAGCGCGAAGATCACCGCCAGCTCCGGCAGGCCGTGGCCATCGACGTGGGTCAGCAGCGCGCCCATCTGCTCGGCCGGAATCCAGCCCGGCGCCTTGATCGCCAGCAGGTAGGCCGCCGACGGCAGGAAGCCCAGCACCATCGCACCGGCATGCTGGCGCGGGGTGGCCTGGAAGGCCTGGGTGGTGATGTCGATCGACACGTACACGATGATCGGCGCCAGTACCGCCAGCGGCAGCCACTGGACCAGCCCGGAAATGATGCCGAGCATGCCGCCGATGCCGACGAACAGGCCGGTCAGCAGCGTGTAGCCGCTGCGCGCGCCCATGTGCTTGTAGGCCGGCTGGCCGATGTACGGGGTGGTCTGCGCAACGCCACCGCAGACGCCGGCGACCAGCGTGGCCACCGCCTCCACCAGCAGGATGTCGCGGGTGCGGTAGTCATCGCCGGCCGCGCGCGCGCTTTCGGATACGTTGATGCCACCGACCACCATCAGCAGGCCGAACGGCAACAGCAGCGGCAGGTAGGTCATCGCGGTCGGCAGGCCCTCGATGAAGCCCAGCGTCGGCAGCGGCAGCACCACCTGCGGCGGCACCCAGGCCGGAATCTGGAAGCCGGGCACACCCAGGCCGGCCAGGCCGAGCCCGTAATACAGCACGGTACCGAACACGAAGGCCAGCAGCACACCGGGGCCGCGCAGCGGCAGCTTGCCCTTGGCGATCAGCACGTACAGCAGCAGGCCCAGCGTGGTGAAGCCCACCAGCGGCGAGCGCAGGGTTTCCAGCAACGGCAGCAGGCCCATCAGCACCAGTGCGATGCCTGCGATGGAACCCAGCAGCGCAGCGCGCGGCAGCGCGCGGGTCACCGCTTCACCGAAGAAGGACAGGATCAGCTTGAGCACGCCCATGATGACCAGCGAGGCCATGCCCAGCTGCCAGGTGGCGATGGCGGCGGCATGCGGGTCCAGGCCCTGCTGCTTGAAGGCCAGGAAGGCCGGGCCCAGCACCAGCAGCGCCATGCCGATGCTGGTCGGTGCATCCAGGCCCAGCGGCATGGCGGTGACGTCGTCGCGCCCGGTACGCGCGGCCAGGCGCCGTGCCATCAGGGTGTACAGCAGGTTGCCGACCAGCACGCCCAGGGCGGTGCCGGGGAACATGCGGCCGAAGACCACGTCGGCGGGGAACTGGAACATCCCGACCAGCGCCATGGCGATGAAACCGAGGATGGAGAGGTTGTCGACGACCAGGCCGAAGAAGCCATTGAAGTCGCCAGCGACGAACCAGCGGCGCGGCGCGGTGGAAGCGGGAGCGGACATGGAAGGGGCGGTGGGGGTGGGGACCGCCGATGGTAGGCCCAGCGGGGCCGGCGCGCCAATTCCCGAGTGGAATGATGGGTTCCAGCCAACGGCGGAGCCCCTCGTGGTTGGTCGCTGAAAGCAGCCTATCGGAGTGGGTCGTGCGGGGTGGGCTGCGCAGGACACGCCGTAAACCCGTCCATGGGGGCTCGATGGCGCCATCCATGGCGCCAACGGTCCTGCGCAGCCCACCCCGCCCGGCCACGGACAGTTTCCTGCGGGCGCCAGCCACGGAAGAGAATCAAAAGATCAAAAGCAGAAGCCGGTCGCTGCGCTCTCAGGCGCCGGATCGCAGGCATCTGCGTGGTTGCCGGCCAGCGGCCGGCACTACCGACAGACATCCACGCATGGCGTGGATCTACTGTGTCGACCAAGGTCCCACTAGCAACAGGCCATGCCATTCCAACAGATCGCGGAAATCTGTCGAAGGCGGCGTGGGTCCGGTTGCGGGGGTGTCCGCGGCATGGATGCCGCGGCCAAGCCCCCAAGGGTGAGGGCGCTTTGCTTGCGAAGCACTGCTTCGCAAGCGCCAGAACGCACAGCCGCCAGCGGCTGGGCCGGTCTGGGGGTTTACGGCGTCCCCCGCAACCGGACCCACCCCGCCATCCCACCGATACCCCGCTTTTGACGTTGACGTTGACGTTGATTCGGCGGGTGCAGGGCGCAGCCCTGCATCAGACGCCAACCCTCACTTCTTCAGGAAGTTGTCCACCAGCAGATGCTTCACGTCGTCGATGCGACCACTCAGTACCGCCTTGGCCGCATACAACGCCGTGCCTGCCACCTGCTTGGCCTCGATCTGCGGCGGCATCACCAGCTCCGCGCGACTGGTATGTACATCCAGCAGCGCCGGCCCACGCTGGGCCAGGAAATCCTGCACTGCTTCTTCCAGGTCCTCGCTGCGGGTCACCGTGCGGCCATGGAAGCCGATCACCTCGGCCAACCGGCCGAAATCCGGGTTCTTCAGGTCGGTGTAGTTGTCCAGCAGCCCTTCCACCTTCTGCTCCAGCTCGACGAAATTCAGCGAGCCGTTGTTGAACACCACCACCTTGATCGGAAGGTTCTCCTGCACCGCGGTCAGCAGGTCGCCCAGCAACATCGCCAACCCACCATCGCCGGACAACGAAATCACCTGCCGCCCCGGGAAGGCCTTCTGCAGACCCAGCGCCTGCGGCATCGCGTTGGCCATCGTGCCGTGCAGCAGGCTGGTCAGCGTGCGGCGCCGGCCGTTCACCCGGATGTGCCGCAGCACCCACACCATCGGCGAGCCACCATCCGCGGTGAACAGCGCATCGTCGGTAGCGTACTTCGACAGCAGCGCGGTCAGGTGCTGCGGATGGATCAGTTCGCCTTCGCCGGGTTGTTCCTCCTGCTCGCGCTTCTTCAGCGCCTTGTCGCGGTGCTCGATGCATTCGTCCAGGAAACTGCTGTCTTCGCGCGGGGGCAGCATCGGCAGCAGCGCGTCCAGCGTCGGTGCGATATCACCGACCACGCCCAGGTTCACCGGATGGCGGCGACCGAGGTGGCTGCCGTCGCGGTCGACCTGGATGATCGTGGCCTTGTCCGGATAGAACTGGCCCCAGGCGAAATCCGCGCCGAGCAGCAGCAGCGTGTCGCACTCCATCAACGTGTGGAACCCGGATTCGATGCCGAAGACTCCGGTCATGCCCATGTTGTACGGGTTGTCCGGTTCGACGAAATCCTTGGCGCGCGAGGTGTGCGCCACCGGTGCCTGCAGGCGCCGCGCCAGTTCCAGCAGCTGCGCATGTGCCCCCTGGCAACCGGCGCCGGCATAGATGCCGATGCGCTTGCCCTGGCCCAGCAGTTCGGCGATGTGCTGCAGCTCGGCATCGGAGGGGCGCAGCACCGGCTGGGTGTGATGCACCGAGAACGGCACATCGTGCTTCACTTCCGCTTCGCTGATGTCGGCCGGCAGGATCACCACCGCCACACCGCGGCGGCTGATCGCCGCCTGGCAGGCCAGCGCTACCACGCGCCTTGCCTGGGCCGGGCTGTGCACCTGTTCGCAGAACACGGTGCAGCTGCCGTACACCGCCTTGAAATCCACTTCCTGCGG
This region includes:
- a CDS encoding thiamine pyrophosphate-dependent enzyme, whose product is MSKRVAEIVVDTLQQAGVRRCYGIVGDTLNHVTDALHRSEIEWVHVRHEEVAAFAAGADSLISGQLTACAGSCGPGGLHFINGIFESNRNRAPMVLIASQVVTSELGMEFPQEVDFKAVYGSCTVFCEQVHSPAQARRVVALACQAAISRRGVAVVILPADISEAEVKHDVPFSVHHTQPVLRPSDAELQHIAELLGQGKRIGIYAGAGCQGAHAQLLELARRLQAPVAHTSRAKDFVEPDNPYNMGMTGVFGIESGFHTLMECDTLLLLGADFAWGQFYPDKATIIQVDRDGSHLGRRHPVNLGVVGDIAPTLDALLPMLPPREDSSFLDECIEHRDKALKKREQEEQPGEGELIHPQHLTALLSKYATDDALFTADGGSPMVWVLRHIRVNGRRRTLTSLLHGTMANAMPQALGLQKAFPGRQVISLSGDGGLAMLLGDLLTAVQENLPIKVVVFNNGSLNFVELEQKVEGLLDNYTDLKNPDFGRLAEVIGFHGRTVTRSEDLEEAVQDFLAQRGPALLDVHTSRAELVMPPQIEAKQVAGTALYAAKAVLSGRIDDVKHLLVDNFLKK
- a CDS encoding glutathione S-transferase, with translation MQYALYYWTGIQGRGEFVRLALEDAGADYVDMARVHGDAVMQPFLDGHSEGAQPFAPPFLKAGRQVIAQVAAILDFLGPTLDLVPQAASRRMQALQLQLTIADLVAEVHDTHHPIAASKYYEDQKTEARARAAAMRDERLPKFLGYFEQVLKANGGRHPLREHSYVDLSLFQLLSGLDYMFPRRMQALWPTLPLLRALKDRVEQRPGIAAYLASERRLAFNTNGIFRHYPELDGEK
- a CDS encoding DUF3014 domain-containing protein, which produces MQSGKAVWPWVLGVVVVGGAGTWLFRDQLQHLADGVAVPEQSAPTSAVAAPKPAATQEPAPSPIKHPLDSEAAADPALPNLADSDAAAWSTLSGLFKGEGALTALLRDHLIQRLVTQVDNLDKASVPPTALAFRPLPGSLQVEPGEGGERIAAANAARYAPYVQAFTALDPAAATHAYKRFYPLIQQAYVDLGRPDGYFNDRLVTVIDHLLDTPELAQAPLLQRDERGRYRFADATLQSRSIGQKALLRMDVAQARAVKQQLRAIRAAITH